Proteins encoded in a region of the Benincasa hispida cultivar B227 chromosome 2, ASM972705v1, whole genome shotgun sequence genome:
- the LOC120071880 gene encoding uncharacterized protein LOC120071880 isoform X1 — MKFKKGSKLKIMSKKKVALGPQCSLEALRSNGPNYMAGHVKSKGVNNHALVEQVSQKVVMPCHTHLDLSEAWAPGDVVEVFDNNSWKMATVSEVLGKMHILVRLLGSSQEFKVRKTDIRVRQSWKDDDDAWVMVGKGNKNSNEGKLDANLFLNHSHNSISQVQKTNSRTTPWKKDDCFAIRNQNHKDDYNVRILKRSTDCSSKAFYGASHKVRLIEKEGRYVKVVAANPTELPNKLQIDPVSYPRDSLGERHRPASLNHRLGGHLKMDMKGKEPVSPVRELNDADSIMCSVGSCSISSDNSSEMPFDVSAGVTDQITGHSCDDRSPHHSGFEGNCLPTNEELAAEIHRLVKIETGVFSMPSDGECSRGYTLNLSITLYIQLGIQNQLYNHRYTTVYNRYLASYSETFGNVIHLNHVRDTSYSTIYFSNSFTVGYCYYLGFVLRLYFVLWFLPAEDSI; from the exons ATGAAATTCAAAAAAGGGAGTAAGCTGAAAATAATGAGCAAAAAGAAGGTGGCTTTAGGACCGCAATGTTCTTTGGAAGCATTAAGAAGCAATGGCCCCAACTATATGGCTGGACATGTTAAGTCTAAGGGTGTCAACAACCATGCTCTGGTGGAGCAGGTGTCTCAAAAGGTCGTTATGCCCTGCCACACTCATTTAGACCTTTCAGAGGCTTGGGCTCCTGGTGATGTTGTTGAGGTGTTTGATAACAACTCATGGAAAATGGCCACAGTCTCTGAGGTTTTGGGGAAAATGCACATTCTTGTCAGATTACTTGGATCCTCTCAGGAGTTTAAAGTCAGAAAAACCGATATCCGGGTTAGACAATCGTGgaaagatgatgatgatgcatGGGTTATGGTTGGAAAG GGAAATAAAAATTCTAATGAAGGGAAGCTCGATGCCAATCTATTTTTGAACCACAGTCACAATTCAATCTCTCAAGTTCAGAAGACAAACTCAAGGACAACTCCGTGGAAAAAAGATGATTGTTTTGCTATTAGGAACCAAAATCATAAAGATGACTACAATGTAAGAATTTTGAAGAGATCAACCGATTGCTCATCTAAAGCATTTTATGGAGCTAGCCATAAAGTTAGATTGATTGAGAAAGAGGGCAGATATGTTAAGGTGGTTGCTGCAAATCCAACAGAGTTGCCTAATAAACTGCAGATAGATCCTGTTTCTTATCCTAGAGATTCTCTGGGTGAAAGACATAGGCCTGCATCACTGAATCACAGACTTGGTGGGCATTTGAAAATGGATATGAAGGGCAAGGAACCAGTTAGTCCGGTTCGAGAATTGAACGATGCAGATAGCATTATGTGCTCTGTTGGTAGTTGCAGCATCAGCAGTGACAACTCAAGTGAGATGCCCTTTGATGTGTCTGCTGGTGTCACTGATCAAATTACTGGTCACTCCTGTGATGATCGATCACCTCATCATTCGGGATTCGAAGGAAATTGTCTCCCTACAAATGAAGAATTGGCAGCTGAAATTCATAG GCTGGTTAAGATCGAGACTGGAGTCTTCTCGATGCCAAGCGATGGCGAATGCTCGAGAGGTTATACTTTAAACCTTTCTATTACTTTGTATATTCAACTTGGTATACAAAACCAACTGTATAACCACCGCTACACCACAGTCTACAACAGATATTTGGCTTCATATAGTGAAACTTTTGGTAATGTAATTCACTTAAACCATGTCAGGGATACATCGTATTCAaccatttatttttcaaattcttttacTGTTGGATATTGTTATTACCTGGGATTTGTTCTTAGACTGTACTTTGTTTTATGGTTTTTGCCTGCTGAAGACAGCATCTAA
- the LOC120071880 gene encoding uncharacterized protein LOC120071880 isoform X2, with amino-acid sequence MKFKKGSKLKIMSKKKVALGPQCSLEALRSNGPNYMAGHVKSKGVNNHALVEQVSQKVVMPCHTHLDLSEAWAPGDVVEVFDNNSWKMATVSEVLGKMHILVRLLGSSQEFKVRKTDIRVRQSWKDDDDAWVMVGKGNKNSNEGKLDANLFLNHSHNSISQVQKTNSRTTPWKKDDCFAIRNQNHKDDYNVRILKRSTDCSSKAFYGASHKVRLIEKEGRYVKVVAANPTELPNKLQIDPVSYPRDSLGERHRPASLNHRLGGHLKMDMKGKEPVSPVRELNDADSIMCSVGSCSISSDNSSEMPFDVSAGVTDQITGHSCDDRSPHHSGFEGNCLPTNEELAAEIHRLVKIETGVFSMPSDGECSRVLPLKSKVESTCGRLQTPTKVFSAMHIYIYIYIYIHTSNHMAVKIKGISCL; translated from the exons ATGAAATTCAAAAAAGGGAGTAAGCTGAAAATAATGAGCAAAAAGAAGGTGGCTTTAGGACCGCAATGTTCTTTGGAAGCATTAAGAAGCAATGGCCCCAACTATATGGCTGGACATGTTAAGTCTAAGGGTGTCAACAACCATGCTCTGGTGGAGCAGGTGTCTCAAAAGGTCGTTATGCCCTGCCACACTCATTTAGACCTTTCAGAGGCTTGGGCTCCTGGTGATGTTGTTGAGGTGTTTGATAACAACTCATGGAAAATGGCCACAGTCTCTGAGGTTTTGGGGAAAATGCACATTCTTGTCAGATTACTTGGATCCTCTCAGGAGTTTAAAGTCAGAAAAACCGATATCCGGGTTAGACAATCGTGgaaagatgatgatgatgcatGGGTTATGGTTGGAAAG GGAAATAAAAATTCTAATGAAGGGAAGCTCGATGCCAATCTATTTTTGAACCACAGTCACAATTCAATCTCTCAAGTTCAGAAGACAAACTCAAGGACAACTCCGTGGAAAAAAGATGATTGTTTTGCTATTAGGAACCAAAATCATAAAGATGACTACAATGTAAGAATTTTGAAGAGATCAACCGATTGCTCATCTAAAGCATTTTATGGAGCTAGCCATAAAGTTAGATTGATTGAGAAAGAGGGCAGATATGTTAAGGTGGTTGCTGCAAATCCAACAGAGTTGCCTAATAAACTGCAGATAGATCCTGTTTCTTATCCTAGAGATTCTCTGGGTGAAAGACATAGGCCTGCATCACTGAATCACAGACTTGGTGGGCATTTGAAAATGGATATGAAGGGCAAGGAACCAGTTAGTCCGGTTCGAGAATTGAACGATGCAGATAGCATTATGTGCTCTGTTGGTAGTTGCAGCATCAGCAGTGACAACTCAAGTGAGATGCCCTTTGATGTGTCTGCTGGTGTCACTGATCAAATTACTGGTCACTCCTGTGATGATCGATCACCTCATCATTCGGGATTCGAAGGAAATTGTCTCCCTACAAATGAAGAATTGGCAGCTGAAATTCATAG GCTGGTTAAGATCGAGACTGGAGTCTTCTCGATGCCAAGCGATGGCGAATGCTCGAGAG TGCTTCCTTTGAAAAGCAAAGTAGAAAGTACATGTGGCAGATTGCAGACCCCAACTAAAGTCTTCTCAGcaatgcatatatatatatatatatatatatatatacacaccaGTAATCATATGGCAGTTAAAATAAAAGGTATCAGCTGCCTGTAA
- the LOC120071881 gene encoding cytochrome P450 734A1-like, translating into MKIESVLSKVPPVWAAAVTAAVVMILSAKMVLVLWWKPRRIEKHFDRQGIRGPPYRFFIGNFKEVVSMMLAASSHPMPNFSHNILPRVLSFYHHWKKIYGSTFLIWFGPIVRVAVSDPDMIREIFTTNSHFYEKNEAHPLVKQLEGDGLLTLKGQKWALHRKIISPTFHMDNLKLLIPLVEESVVEMVEKWSSMAESTDSDEVEIDVFECFQTLTEDVITKTAFGSSYEDGKAIFKLQTQQMILASQAFHKVFIPGYRFLPTRTNINSWKLDKEIKKSLMKLIEGRKWNSEKNWGMDEKRPKDLLGLMIQASSLKYNNNNNNNNSITVHDIVEECKSFFFAGKQTTSNLLTWTTVLLAMHPQWQIQARDEVFNVCGSRALPSKHDVSKFKILSMILNESLRLYPPTVATIRRAKADVELGGRMIPRGTEFLIPILAVHHDQSIWGNDASEFNPGRFSEGVGRAGNHPAGFIPFGLGARTCIGQNLAILEAKLTMAIILQRFTFRLAPTYQHAPTVLMLLYPQYGAPILFQKIPLD; encoded by the exons ATGAAGATTGAATCAGTGTTATCGAAGGTGCCACCGGTATGGGCGGCGGCGGTGACGGCGGCGGTGGTGATGATTTTAAGTGCAAAAATGGTGTTGGTTTTATGGTGGAAACCACGAAGAATTGAAAAACACTTTGATAGACAAGGAATTCGAGGCCCTCCTTATCGTTTCTTCAttggtaattttaaagaagtagTTTCTATGATGCTTGCTGCTTCTTCTCATCCAATGCCCAATTTCTCCCATAATATTCTCCCTCGTGTCCTCTCTTTTTACCATCATTGGAAGAAAATTTACG GTTCAACCTTTCTAATTTGGTTTGGACCAATTGTCCGAGTCGCCGTCTCCGACCCGGACATGATCCGAGAAATCTTCACCACTAATTCCCACTTCTACGAGAAGAATGAAGCTCATCCTCTTGTTAAACAGCTCGAAGGCGATGGCCTCCTCACTCTCAAGGGTCAAAAATGGGCTCTCCATCGCAAAATCATCTCCCCCACTTTCCATATGGATAATCTCAAA TTGTTGATTCCATTGGTGGAGGAAAGTGTGGTGGAAATGGTGGAGAAATGGTCGTCTATGGCGGAGAGTACCGACTCTGACGAGGTCGAAATCGATGTTTTCGAGTGCTTTCAAACCCTAACGGAAGATGTTATTACAAAAACAGCATTTGGTAGTAGCTATGAAGATGGTAAAGCTATATTTAAGCTTCAAACTCAACAAATGATATTAGCTTCCCAAGCTTTTCACAAGGTCTTCATTCCTGGCTATag ATTTCTACCGACAAGAACGAATATAAATTCGTGGAAATTAGACAAGGAAATAAAGAAATCATTGATGAAATTAATCGAGGGTCGAAAATGGAATTCAGAAAAGAATTGGGGAATGGATGAAAAAAGGCCAAAAGATTTGTTAGGGTTGATGATTCAAGCTTCTTccttaaaatataataataataataata ATAATAATTCCATTACTGTCCACGACATCGTTGAAGAATGCAAAAGCTTCTTCTTTGCTGGCAAACAAACCACTTCAAATCTGCTGACGTGGACTACTGTCCTGCTGGCAATGCATCCACAGTGGCAAATTCAGGCACGTGATGAGGTCTTTAACGTCTGCGGTTCACGTGCCCTCCCTTCCAAACATGATGTCTCTAAATTCAAAATC CTGAGCATGATACTAAATGAATCCTTGCGATTATACCCACCCACGGTGGCAACAATCCGACGTGCTAAGGCTGACGTGGAACTAGGTGGACGAATGATCCCACGTGGCACGGAGTTTTTGATTCCAATCTTAGCTGTTCATCATGATCAAAGTATTTGGGGGAATGATGCGAGCGAATTCAACCCAGGGCGGTTCTCGGAAGGAGTGGGTCGAGCCGGAAACCACCCGGCCGGGTTTATTCCGTTTGGACTCGGGGCTCGTACTTGCATTGGCCAAAATCTGGCCATTTTGGAAGCAAAATTAACAATGGCAATTATACTTCAACGGTTCACGTTTCGTTTGGCTCCCACTTATCAGCATGCACCAACGGTTCTGATGCTTCTTTATCCACAATATGGGGCCCCCATTCTTTTTCAAAAGATACCCCTAGACTAA
- the LOC120071880 gene encoding uncharacterized protein LOC120071880 isoform X4, with translation MKFKKGSKLKIMSKKKVALGPQCSLEALRSNGPNYMAGHVKSKGVNNHALVEQVSQKVVMPCHTHLDLSEAWAPGDVVEVFDNNSWKMATVSEVLGKMHILVRLLGSSQEFKVRKTDIRVRQSWKDDDDAWVMVGKGNKNSNEGKLDANLFLNHSHNSISQVQKTNSRTTPWKKDDCFAIRNQNHKDDYNVRILKRSTDCSSKAFYGASHKVRLIEKEGRYVKVVAANPTELPNKLQIDPVSYPRDSLGERHRPASLNHRLGGHLKMDMKGKEPVSPVRELNDADSIMCSVGSCSISSDNSSEMPFDVSAGVTDQITGHSCDDRSPHHSGFEGNCLPTNEELAAEIHRLVKIETGVFSMPSDGECSRDSI, from the exons ATGAAATTCAAAAAAGGGAGTAAGCTGAAAATAATGAGCAAAAAGAAGGTGGCTTTAGGACCGCAATGTTCTTTGGAAGCATTAAGAAGCAATGGCCCCAACTATATGGCTGGACATGTTAAGTCTAAGGGTGTCAACAACCATGCTCTGGTGGAGCAGGTGTCTCAAAAGGTCGTTATGCCCTGCCACACTCATTTAGACCTTTCAGAGGCTTGGGCTCCTGGTGATGTTGTTGAGGTGTTTGATAACAACTCATGGAAAATGGCCACAGTCTCTGAGGTTTTGGGGAAAATGCACATTCTTGTCAGATTACTTGGATCCTCTCAGGAGTTTAAAGTCAGAAAAACCGATATCCGGGTTAGACAATCGTGgaaagatgatgatgatgcatGGGTTATGGTTGGAAAG GGAAATAAAAATTCTAATGAAGGGAAGCTCGATGCCAATCTATTTTTGAACCACAGTCACAATTCAATCTCTCAAGTTCAGAAGACAAACTCAAGGACAACTCCGTGGAAAAAAGATGATTGTTTTGCTATTAGGAACCAAAATCATAAAGATGACTACAATGTAAGAATTTTGAAGAGATCAACCGATTGCTCATCTAAAGCATTTTATGGAGCTAGCCATAAAGTTAGATTGATTGAGAAAGAGGGCAGATATGTTAAGGTGGTTGCTGCAAATCCAACAGAGTTGCCTAATAAACTGCAGATAGATCCTGTTTCTTATCCTAGAGATTCTCTGGGTGAAAGACATAGGCCTGCATCACTGAATCACAGACTTGGTGGGCATTTGAAAATGGATATGAAGGGCAAGGAACCAGTTAGTCCGGTTCGAGAATTGAACGATGCAGATAGCATTATGTGCTCTGTTGGTAGTTGCAGCATCAGCAGTGACAACTCAAGTGAGATGCCCTTTGATGTGTCTGCTGGTGTCACTGATCAAATTACTGGTCACTCCTGTGATGATCGATCACCTCATCATTCGGGATTCGAAGGAAATTGTCTCCCTACAAATGAAGAATTGGCAGCTGAAATTCATAG GCTGGTTAAGATCGAGACTGGAGTCTTCTCGATGCCAAGCGATGGCGAATGCTCGAGAG ACAGCATCTAA
- the LOC120071880 gene encoding uncharacterized protein LOC120071880 isoform X3, translated as MKFKKGSKLKIMSKKKVALGPQCSLEALRSNGPNYMAGHVKSKGVNNHALVEQVSQKVVMPCHTHLDLSEAWAPGDVVEVFDNNSWKMATVSEVLGKMHILVRLLGSSQEFKVRKTDIRVRQSWKDDDDAWVMVGKGNKNSNEGKLDANLFLNHSHNSISQVQKTNSRTTPWKKDDCFAIRNQNHKDDYNVRILKRSTDCSSKAFYGASHKVRLIEKEGRYVKVVAANPTELPNKLQIDPVSYPRDSLGERHRPASLNHRLGGHLKMDMKGKEPVSPVRELNDADSIMCSVGSCSISSDNSSEMPFDVSAGVTDQITGHSCDDRSPHHSGFEGNCLPTNEELAAEIHRLELHAYRCTIEALHASGPLSWDQEAG; from the exons ATGAAATTCAAAAAAGGGAGTAAGCTGAAAATAATGAGCAAAAAGAAGGTGGCTTTAGGACCGCAATGTTCTTTGGAAGCATTAAGAAGCAATGGCCCCAACTATATGGCTGGACATGTTAAGTCTAAGGGTGTCAACAACCATGCTCTGGTGGAGCAGGTGTCTCAAAAGGTCGTTATGCCCTGCCACACTCATTTAGACCTTTCAGAGGCTTGGGCTCCTGGTGATGTTGTTGAGGTGTTTGATAACAACTCATGGAAAATGGCCACAGTCTCTGAGGTTTTGGGGAAAATGCACATTCTTGTCAGATTACTTGGATCCTCTCAGGAGTTTAAAGTCAGAAAAACCGATATCCGGGTTAGACAATCGTGgaaagatgatgatgatgcatGGGTTATGGTTGGAAAG GGAAATAAAAATTCTAATGAAGGGAAGCTCGATGCCAATCTATTTTTGAACCACAGTCACAATTCAATCTCTCAAGTTCAGAAGACAAACTCAAGGACAACTCCGTGGAAAAAAGATGATTGTTTTGCTATTAGGAACCAAAATCATAAAGATGACTACAATGTAAGAATTTTGAAGAGATCAACCGATTGCTCATCTAAAGCATTTTATGGAGCTAGCCATAAAGTTAGATTGATTGAGAAAGAGGGCAGATATGTTAAGGTGGTTGCTGCAAATCCAACAGAGTTGCCTAATAAACTGCAGATAGATCCTGTTTCTTATCCTAGAGATTCTCTGGGTGAAAGACATAGGCCTGCATCACTGAATCACAGACTTGGTGGGCATTTGAAAATGGATATGAAGGGCAAGGAACCAGTTAGTCCGGTTCGAGAATTGAACGATGCAGATAGCATTATGTGCTCTGTTGGTAGTTGCAGCATCAGCAGTGACAACTCAAGTGAGATGCCCTTTGATGTGTCTGCTGGTGTCACTGATCAAATTACTGGTCACTCCTGTGATGATCGATCACCTCATCATTCGGGATTCGAAGGAAATTGTCTCCCTACAAATGAAGAATTGGCAGCTGAAATTCATAGGTTAGAGTTACATGCCTACCGTTGCACTATCGAGGCATTGCATGCATCAGGACCTTTGAGTTGGGATCAAGAA GCTGGTTAA